The proteins below come from a single Synechococcus sp. WH 8101 genomic window:
- a CDS encoding Nif11-like leader peptide family natural product precursor produces the protein MSWQEFERLVDDAESDRELRWVLRHCRSAEDLVLAARKLGYRVTRVDLQRAIEEERQEQRGDRPVAAAADATALTGGWDDARERL, from the coding sequence ATGAGCTGGCAGGAGTTCGAACGGCTGGTGGACGATGCCGAGAGCGACCGGGAGCTCCGCTGGGTGTTGCGCCACTGCCGCAGCGCCGAGGACCTGGTTCTGGCCGCCCGCAAGCTCGGCTACCGGGTGACGCGGGTGGATCTGCAGCGGGCGATCGAGGAGGAGCGGCAGGAGCAACGCGGTGATCGTCCGGTTGCAGCAGCAGCTGACGCCACCGCGCTGACCGGTGGCTGGGATGACGCGCGGGAGCGGTTGTGA